From the Butyrivibrio fibrisolvens genome, one window contains:
- a CDS encoding EAL domain-containing protein — translation MSELEPRNTIDELTGLPNFATFIAMAQHVLNDPTERKDIAFVYFNLENFRSYNEAYGLAAGNDCLVTVARTIEAFFPQELCGRIASDHFGVLTDKADLEFKIVGVCDEMLPFRMDTHLQMRAGIYFPTDKDFDAHSCLNKAKVACDSIRKKYDSMFGYYDSAIDERYQRERFIIDKLDNAIKQRHITPYYQAVIRVMTGEVSGYEALARWDDPEIGKISPGDFVPILEKYQMIRKLDLFIFESVCIDIKEKLDLGAVVVPVSINLSQQDFLGGDIVTEVDDTIKKYGISSDLFHMEVTESIFATEPGKVGDCIERFRKLGYQVWLDDFGSGYSSLNMLKDYKFDCIKLDMIFMRGFEENHETRVILQSMINMAKNLGIQTVAEGVETQKAADYLRKIGCENIQGFLYSRPEKIEVTFNSQLKRESEGMRKYYTRIGKVNLFSANPLDLSGGNVDEEGLPMAIMEMRRDRLIYLSCNPAYLKHLEELNLSSLDEAEEFLNQGKRKLPSIFVNAVIRCKNSGKQESCDYILNGQNCTFQARHITTYRNRSAYLITSLNMSVYKQAARSEKQQALLKFIYTQYNKIDVLDPEKLTVENIYINSSEYTIADHIMSSDEYSQQFINESVHELDRDRFVNFFSKEEIIGKISNTNKEYITEYFRIKNKDGYYRWQKFDVIFIEIKKKPMFMICISDIDFSRVRMLRDMDEKLQEVPRNPAFMWLSSRDFSKILGYKSYNDFLDGSFYFEVNLTQNTIIDMHLSDIGEVKSSVYKDRFNDYEGVVRDMINTQVDIQDIEAASLFFDRINIIREYQAGNEIGSLEFRSYAKGKMAWLHCTYQVVKSQETGELFAYFLNYDVDEYNRKLLKEKKAVETDFLTGLLNRYSAVPVMRDYLFNNPESSSALIMMDLDDFKFVNDTYGHGCGDEMLKAVAAKLKDKFELYGIVCRLGGDEFLGLITNKSKDFVDEFLAELLAKPVTIEYDGNIVKCSMSAGYAMYPSQGKEYHHLYEMADKAMYSAKHSGKARFCMYSHNENEEKIIKIELTTDEILETLPAAYAVCEVSANNPILLVNSEFTRFFKCSSVTQLHNFCDGHIINLVAKEDRDGVIDTIYSGFDNYTGQTIKMAVNFRQYDGSESKCMCHIRFARTREGKRLHVMIT, via the coding sequence GTGAGTGAACTCGAGCCGCGAAATACAATAGATGAGCTGACAGGACTACCTAATTTTGCCACTTTTATCGCTATGGCTCAGCATGTTCTCAATGATCCTACCGAACGTAAGGATATTGCGTTCGTCTATTTTAATCTGGAAAATTTCAGATCATATAATGAAGCATATGGACTTGCAGCCGGCAATGACTGTCTTGTTACTGTTGCAAGAACTATTGAGGCTTTCTTTCCACAGGAGCTGTGCGGGCGTATTGCGTCTGACCATTTTGGGGTTCTGACAGACAAGGCTGATCTTGAATTCAAAATCGTTGGTGTATGTGATGAGATGCTTCCCTTCAGGATGGATACCCATCTACAGATGAGAGCAGGTATCTATTTTCCTACAGATAAGGACTTCGATGCCCATTCTTGTCTTAATAAGGCCAAGGTTGCCTGTGACAGCATTAGGAAAAAGTATGACTCAATGTTCGGCTATTATGATTCTGCTATAGATGAGAGGTATCAAAGAGAGCGTTTCATAATAGATAAACTGGATAATGCTATAAAGCAAAGGCATATTACTCCTTACTATCAGGCTGTGATTCGTGTTATGACCGGTGAAGTGAGCGGTTATGAAGCTCTTGCAAGATGGGATGATCCTGAGATAGGCAAGATATCTCCCGGAGATTTTGTTCCTATACTTGAAAAATACCAGATGATCAGAAAACTTGACCTGTTCATCTTTGAATCTGTATGTATTGATATAAAAGAGAAGCTGGACTTGGGCGCAGTAGTTGTTCCTGTGTCTATCAACCTGTCCCAGCAGGACTTTCTTGGCGGTGACATCGTAACGGAAGTTGATGATACTATCAAGAAATACGGAATATCCAGCGATCTGTTCCATATGGAAGTTACGGAATCTATCTTTGCCACAGAGCCCGGCAAAGTCGGAGACTGTATTGAAAGATTCAGAAAACTGGGCTATCAGGTATGGCTTGACGATTTTGGAAGCGGTTATTCATCTCTTAATATGCTCAAAGATTACAAGTTTGACTGTATCAAGCTTGATATGATCTTCATGCGCGGTTTTGAAGAAAACCACGAGACCAGAGTCATCCTTCAGTCTATGATCAACATGGCCAAAAATCTCGGGATACAAACAGTTGCCGAAGGCGTTGAGACCCAGAAGGCTGCTGATTATCTTAGGAAAATAGGTTGTGAGAATATTCAGGGATTTTTGTATTCGCGTCCTGAAAAGATAGAAGTTACCTTTAATTCTCAGCTTAAGAGAGAATCTGAGGGTATGAGGAAATATTACACCAGAATTGGTAAGGTTAACCTGTTCTCAGCAAATCCGCTTGATCTAAGCGGCGGCAATGTTGATGAAGAGGGTCTTCCCATGGCTATTATGGAGATGAGAAGAGACAGACTCATCTACCTTAGCTGCAATCCTGCTTATCTTAAACATCTGGAAGAGTTGAATCTAAGCAGTCTTGATGAAGCCGAGGAGTTCCTAAACCAGGGCAAGAGGAAACTCCCATCTATATTTGTTAATGCTGTTATAAGGTGTAAGAACTCGGGCAAGCAGGAATCCTGTGACTATATACTAAACGGACAGAATTGTACTTTTCAGGCAAGGCATATCACAACTTACAGAAACAGATCTGCTTATCTTATAACGAGCCTTAATATGTCTGTATATAAGCAGGCTGCAAGATCTGAGAAGCAGCAGGCTCTTCTTAAGTTCATCTATACTCAGTACAACAAGATTGATGTTCTGGATCCTGAGAAGCTGACTGTGGAGAACATATATATTAATAGTTCTGAATATACAATCGCTGATCATATCATGTCAAGTGATGAGTATAGTCAGCAGTTTATAAATGAAAGCGTACATGAACTTGACAGAGACAGGTTCGTTAACTTTTTTTCCAAAGAAGAGATAATAGGCAAGATATCTAATACCAATAAAGAATACATAACAGAATACTTCAGGATCAAGAATAAAGACGGTTATTACAGATGGCAGAAATTTGACGTTATCTTCATAGAAATCAAAAAAAAGCCAATGTTCATGATATGTATAAGTGATATTGACTTTAGCCGTGTAAGGATGCTCCGGGATATGGATGAGAAGTTACAGGAAGTTCCGCGTAATCCTGCATTTATGTGGCTTTCAAGCCGCGATTTCTCCAAGATCCTGGGTTATAAGTCCTACAATGACTTCCTGGACGGATCCTTCTACTTTGAAGTTAATCTGACTCAGAATACCATCATCGATATGCACCTTAGCGATATCGGTGAAGTCAAGAGTAGTGTCTATAAAGACAGATTCAATGACTATGAAGGTGTTGTTCGGGATATGATCAACACCCAGGTAGATATACAGGATATAGAAGCTGCTTCGCTGTTTTTTGACAGGATCAATATCATAAGAGAGTATCAGGCAGGCAATGAGATCGGCTCTTTGGAATTTCGTTCTTATGCCAAGGGCAAGATGGCATGGCTGCACTGTACATATCAGGTTGTTAAGTCGCAGGAGACAGGAGAGCTTTTTGCTTACTTCTTAAACTACGATGTTGATGAATATAATAGGAAGCTCCTTAAAGAGAAAAAAGCTGTAGAGACAGATTTCCTTACAGGGCTCTTGAACAGATATAGTGCTGTTCCTGTTATGCGTGATTATCTGTTTAATAATCCTGAGAGCTCGTCTGCACTTATCATGATGGACCTTGATGATTTTAAGTTTGTTAATGATACTTATGGTCACGGCTGTGGTGATGAGATGCTCAAGGCTGTTGCAGCCAAGCTAAAGGACAAATTTGAGTTATATGGTATAGTATGCAGACTTGGCGGAGATGAGTTCCTGGGTCTTATAACCAATAAGTCCAAGGACTTTGTGGATGAGTTTTTGGCAGAACTTCTTGCTAAACCTGTAACGATAGAATATGACGGCAATATAGTAAAATGCTCCATGTCAGCAGGTTATGCAATGTATCCGTCACAGGGCAAGGAATATCATCATCTGTATGAAATGGCTGACAAGGCAATGTACTCAGCCAAGCATAGCGGTAAAGCTCGATTTTGCATGTATTCTCATAATGAGAATGAAGAAAAGATCATTAAGATTGAACTTACAACAGATGAGATCTTAGAGACATTGCCTGCTGCATATGCTGTATGTGAGGTATCAGCCAATAATCCTATTCTTCTTGTTAACAGCGAATTTACAAGATTCTTTAAATGCAGTTCTGTAACGCAGCTTCATAATTTCTGCGACGGACATATAATAAATCTTGTAGCCAAGGAAGACAGAGATGGAGTAATAGATACTATCTATAGCGGTTTTGACAACTATACCGGTCAGACTATCAAGATGGCAGTTAACTTCAGGCAATATGATGGAAGTGAAAGTAAGTGTATGTGTCATATCAGATTTGCAAGGACAAGAGAAGGCAAGAGACTTCATGTCATGATAACTTAA
- a CDS encoding diguanylate cyclase domain-containing protein, whose protein sequence is MRSLRTRITVTMLLIVCGALMLVTFLSAVYIQRTESRESEEILMNMCEAGVRSLDYYFDSVEDTVIKVTDYAENHLEGLGKDDLEAHMEIVCDYFDMMASKTKGVLTYYYRIDPSVSTDVKGFWYVNVEGEGFKEHEVTDITLYDVEDTSKLVWFTVPKHEGKAIWLPPYITENLDAYVISYDAPVYYKDRFIGVVGIEVDYSTMAQEVDVIRLPNKGYAFLSDENGYLFYHPFIDVTKLEAGTAFEIPYNTAIDDDNVVRYSYEGVDKKAVWLPLSNGMRFNVSIPIAQTQATSKRLVLNIAICSVEVLILASIFMMIYTKRLTSPLEQLTKAAEKVEKGEYDFTLTYDKDDELGRLTRAFQNLSDNVKEHISDLSSQVFVDSLTHVKNKGALTNTLEQIQKEIDIDPDSVEFAIGTFDCDNLKLINDRYGHDKGDIFLKTACFAISDVFKHSPVFRMGGDEFNVILQKEDLSNMQVLLEQFDDKVKTINEKADKPWEQVWISKGFAVYDKTRDKTTIDVMKRADNLMYENKRMRKAARK, encoded by the coding sequence ATGCGTTCATTAAGAACAAGGATCACGGTAACCATGCTTTTGATTGTCTGTGGGGCGCTTATGCTCGTCACTTTTCTTAGTGCGGTCTATATTCAGAGGACCGAGAGCCGCGAATCCGAAGAGATTCTTATGAACATGTGCGAAGCGGGAGTTCGAAGTCTTGATTATTATTTTGACAGTGTTGAGGATACTGTGATCAAGGTCACTGATTACGCTGAGAATCATCTTGAAGGCCTGGGCAAGGATGACCTTGAGGCTCATATGGAGATTGTCTGCGATTATTTTGACATGATGGCATCAAAGACCAAGGGCGTTCTGACCTATTATTATCGTATAGATCCATCAGTTTCTACTGATGTCAAGGGATTTTGGTATGTGAATGTTGAGGGAGAAGGATTCAAGGAACATGAAGTTACTGATATCACCCTTTACGATGTTGAGGATACTTCCAAACTTGTCTGGTTCACAGTTCCCAAACATGAAGGTAAAGCCATCTGGTTACCTCCTTATATCACTGAGAATCTTGATGCATATGTTATATCCTATGATGCGCCTGTTTACTATAAAGACAGGTTTATCGGGGTTGTTGGTATAGAGGTTGACTATTCTACTATGGCGCAGGAAGTTGATGTTATAAGACTTCCAAATAAAGGTTATGCATTCCTTAGTGATGAAAACGGATATCTTTTTTATCATCCCTTCATAGATGTGACAAAGCTTGAAGCCGGAACTGCATTTGAGATACCGTACAATACTGCTATTGATGATGACAATGTAGTTCGGTATTCATATGAAGGGGTAGACAAAAAAGCTGTCTGGCTCCCTCTAAGTAACGGGATGCGGTTTAATGTATCGATTCCGATAGCTCAGACTCAGGCAACATCTAAGAGGCTTGTTCTTAATATCGCTATATGCTCTGTCGAAGTTCTGATTCTTGCCAGTATTTTTATGATGATATATACCAAAAGGCTTACAAGCCCCTTAGAACAGCTTACTAAAGCGGCTGAGAAGGTTGAGAAGGGAGAATATGACTTTACTTTGACTTATGATAAAGATGATGAACTTGGAAGACTTACAAGAGCTTTCCAGAATCTATCTGATAATGTCAAAGAGCATATTAGCGATCTAAGTTCACAGGTGTTTGTGGATTCACTTACCCATGTCAAGAATAAAGGGGCATTGACCAATACCCTTGAGCAGATCCAAAAAGAGATTGATATAGATCCTGACAGCGTAGAATTTGCTATAGGAACATTTGACTGCGACAATCTTAAGCTTATAAACGACAGATACGGACATGACAAGGGAGATATATTCTTAAAGACAGCCTGTTTTGCTATAAGTGATGTGTTTAAACATAGCCCTGTATTTAGAATGGGCGGAGATGAATTTAATGTTATCCTGCAAAAAGAAGACCTTAGTAATATGCAGGTATTGCTAGAGCAGTTTGATGATAAAGTCAAAACGATCAATGAAAAGGCTGATAAGCCTTGGGAGCAGGTATGGATATCCAAGGGATTTGCAGTATATGATAAAACAAGGGATAAGACAACTATAGATGTCATGAAAAGGGCCGACAACCTCATGTATGAGAATAAGCGTATGAGGAAAGCCGCGCGGAAGTGA
- a CDS encoding xanthine phosphoribosyltransferase — protein sequence MNFLEERIARDGQVRAGNILKVDSFLNHQLDVDLLDKIGQAFYDKYKDKGINKVLTVEASGIAIACMTARYFGVPVVFAKKAKSRNLDGDLYTSVVHSFTYDKDYNVTLAKKFLSSNDKVLLVDDFLAVGKAMNGLIDICNQAGAKVEGIGIAIEKGFQDGGKRLRGEGYDVTSLAIVDAMDEDKGLTFRKQD from the coding sequence ATGAATTTTCTGGAAGAACGTATTGCCAGAGACGGACAGGTTAGGGCAGGAAACATTTTAAAAGTAGACAGCTTTTTGAATCATCAGCTGGACGTAGATCTTCTTGATAAGATCGGACAGGCATTTTATGACAAATATAAGGACAAGGGGATCAATAAAGTCCTTACAGTTGAGGCGTCAGGTATTGCTATCGCCTGTATGACAGCAAGATACTTCGGTGTTCCTGTTGTTTTTGCCAAGAAAGCCAAGAGTAGAAATCTTGATGGAGATCTTTATACATCAGTAGTTCATTCTTTTACTTATGACAAGGATTACAATGTAACTCTTGCCAAGAAATTTCTTTCATCTAATGATAAGGTCCTTCTGGTGGATGACTTCCTTGCTGTAGGTAAAGCCATGAATGGTCTTATTGATATCTGCAATCAGGCTGGAGCCAAGGTTGAGGGTATCGGCATCGCAATAGAGAAGGGCTTCCAGGATGGTGGTAAGAGACTTCGCGGTGAGGGATATGATGTAACATCACTTGCTATCGTGGATGCCATGGATGAAGATAAGGGACTTACTTTCAGAAAACAGGATTGA
- a CDS encoding TetR/AcrR family transcriptional regulator gives MKNIEKNNEEKILDATLRVIESHTISGTRISLIAKEADMLQSNVLYYYKTKEEILVAMQKRILDIFPKLREELRDNTEDTLESALEVFSKNEENLLKNFPEYNHAEMDFWVQSRTDEDTRTRFSQSYDLWRQEIRDVLVKYVPDLPDNLKEILPAQYVSMLEGFTIQYLIDENKIDMTEYFALSRQLILNTVKPYMK, from the coding sequence ATGAAGAATATCGAAAAGAACAATGAAGAGAAAATACTGGACGCAACACTTCGCGTAATCGAATCTCATACAATAAGCGGAACCAGGATCAGTCTTATTGCCAAAGAAGCTGATATGCTCCAGTCCAATGTTTTATACTATTACAAAACCAAGGAAGAGATCCTTGTTGCCATGCAAAAGAGAATCCTGGATATTTTTCCAAAGCTTCGAGAGGAGCTACGTGATAATACTGAGGATACACTTGAATCAGCTCTTGAAGTTTTTTCTAAAAATGAAGAGAATCTTCTCAAGAACTTCCCTGAATACAACCATGCAGAGATGGATTTCTGGGTACAGAGCAGAACTGATGAGGATACCAGAACACGTTTTTCACAGTCGTATGACCTGTGGAGACAGGAGATCAGAGATGTTCTTGTAAAATACGTACCGGATCTTCCGGATAATCTCAAAGAGATCCTTCCGGCTCAGTATGTATCAATGCTTGAGGGATTTACGATTCAGTATCTCATAGATGAGAATAAAATTGACATGACAGAGTATTTTGCCTTGAGCAGACAGCTTATTTTAAATACGGTTAAGCCGTATATGAAATAA
- a CDS encoding ABC transporter permease, protein MTLLLTFLVAAIGQAVPLLFGATGEIITEKSGNLNLGIPGIMYMGGISGLMGAFLYENNTDDPSKVVGVLIAILCSLIASGLGGLLYSVLTVSLRSNQNVVGLALTTFGVGFGNFFGGSLSKLAGGVGQISVAHTAEGFGAFLPKALQNIPVVGKLLFSYGFLTYLSIVIAVIITWFLTKTRKGLNLIAVGENPAVADAAGIDVKKNKYYSTVIGAMIAGLGGLYFVMEYLHGTWSNNGFGDRGWLAIALVILALWNPNNAIWGSLVFGALYVLYIYIPGLTRATSELVKMLPYVVTIVVLVITSKRNKPENQPPSALGRSYFREDR, encoded by the coding sequence ATGACACTTCTTCTTACATTTTTGGTTGCGGCAATAGGGCAGGCTGTACCTCTTTTGTTCGGCGCAACTGGTGAGATCATTACAGAAAAATCAGGTAACCTGAATCTTGGAATCCCGGGTATAATGTACATGGGCGGTATTTCAGGCCTTATGGGAGCCTTTCTTTATGAAAATAATACGGATGATCCTTCTAAAGTGGTAGGAGTTCTTATAGCTATACTTTGCAGTCTTATTGCAAGCGGACTTGGCGGTCTTTTGTACAGTGTACTTACTGTATCACTACGTTCTAATCAGAATGTTGTAGGCCTTGCACTTACCACTTTTGGCGTAGGATTTGGTAATTTCTTTGGAGGATCACTTTCAAAACTCGCAGGTGGTGTAGGACAGATATCCGTAGCTCACACAGCAGAAGGCTTTGGCGCATTTCTTCCTAAGGCACTTCAGAATATACCTGTTGTAGGCAAATTATTGTTTTCATATGGCTTCCTTACATATCTTTCTATTGTTATAGCCGTTATTATTACCTGGTTTTTAACTAAAACAAGAAAAGGCCTTAACCTAATAGCAGTAGGTGAGAATCCTGCAGTTGCAGATGCAGCAGGAATCGATGTTAAGAAAAATAAGTATTATTCTACAGTTATAGGCGCTATGATCGCAGGACTTGGAGGACTCTATTTCGTAATGGAATATCTCCACGGAACATGGTCCAATAACGGATTTGGTGACAGAGGATGGCTTGCTATAGCCCTTGTTATCCTGGCTTTATGGAATCCCAACAATGCTATCTGGGGATCGCTTGTATTTGGAGCGCTTTATGTTCTTTATATATACATTCCGGGTCTTACAAGAGCTACATCAGAGCTTGTTAAGATGCTTCCATATGTTGTAACAATCGTAGTACTGGTCATCACAAGTAAGCGTAATAAGCCTGAGAATCAACCACCGTCAGCACTTGGAAGGTCATACTTCCGCGAAGACAGATGA
- a CDS encoding ABC transporter permease: MSKISTKTSSRMSVHLSKRDTISVWKAWGIRLTAVLIALVVCAIVIVGITGQNPLNVYSGIIDGAVGSRRRIWVTVRETVVLLLIGVGLMPAFKMRFWNLGAEGQILMGGAATAALMIYQGSLPSVLLIILILIASACAGIIWGFLPAFFKAHFNTNESLFTLMLNYVAMQIITFLIVFWENPSGSNSVGIINSANKGGWFPKILNSDYTLNIIIVLVVTIMMAIYMKYTKHGYEIAVVGESHNTANYAGINVKKVVIRTMLISSGICGLAGAVIVSGASHTISTSTAGGRGFTAIIVAWMANLNPLGMLLVSAFLVFMQQGAIQIASQYGLNENASDIITGIIIFFLIGCEFFIKYRVRVEKKKEDAA, encoded by the coding sequence ATGAGTAAGATAAGTACAAAAACATCATCACGTATGTCAGTTCATCTTTCAAAGCGTGATACCATATCTGTCTGGAAGGCATGGGGGATCAGACTTACCGCTGTTCTTATAGCTCTTGTCGTATGTGCGATCGTAATCGTAGGAATAACAGGTCAGAATCCGCTTAACGTATATTCGGGTATCATAGACGGAGCAGTAGGTTCAAGGCGCCGTATCTGGGTGACAGTCAGAGAGACTGTAGTACTACTGCTTATAGGTGTGGGACTTATGCCTGCATTTAAAATGAGATTCTGGAATCTTGGAGCAGAAGGCCAGATCCTTATGGGAGGAGCTGCTACAGCAGCACTTATGATATATCAGGGAAGCCTTCCTAGTGTGCTTCTTATAATCCTTATACTTATAGCATCAGCATGCGCAGGTATCATATGGGGATTTTTACCTGCATTTTTCAAGGCACATTTTAATACCAATGAATCTTTGTTTACACTGATGCTCAATTATGTCGCAATGCAGATAATAACCTTTTTGATAGTATTCTGGGAGAATCCGTCAGGATCTAACTCTGTGGGTATCATCAATTCTGCCAATAAAGGCGGTTGGTTTCCTAAGATACTAAACTCAGACTATACTCTTAATATAATCATAGTATTAGTTGTAACTATTATGATGGCTATATACATGAAATATACCAAGCACGGTTATGAGATCGCAGTTGTAGGTGAAAGCCACAATACAGCTAACTATGCCGGTATCAATGTTAAGAAGGTAGTGATCCGTACTATGCTTATTTCTTCCGGAATCTGCGGCCTTGCAGGCGCAGTCATCGTAAGCGGCGCAAGCCATACGATATCTACCTCTACAGCAGGTGGAAGAGGTTTTACAGCAATCATAGTAGCCTGGATGGCTAATCTTAATCCTCTTGGAATGCTCCTTGTATCAGCATTTCTTGTATTCATGCAGCAGGGTGCTATTCAGATAGCTTCTCAGTACGGACTTAACGAGAATGCATCTGACATCATCACAGGTATCATCATATTCTTCCTTATTGGATGTGAATTTTTCATCAAATATAGGGTACGAGTTGAGAAGAAAAAGGAGGATGCAGCATGA
- a CDS encoding ABC transporter ATP-binding protein, protein MMENYAIELKGVTKRFGSVVANNQVDLALKKGEILSILGENGSGKTTLMNMLSGIYYPDEGQILINGKEVSINCPKDAFDLGIGMIHQHFKLIDILTAAQNIILGLDGAMKLDMKKVNQEIDALVSKYGFDLTPAEKIYNMSVSQKQIVEIVKVLYRGADILIFDEPTAVLTPQETQRLFTVLKKMKLLGKSIIIITHKLNEVLEISDRVAVLRKGKCEGVVETKDATAASLTELMVGEKVELNIQRSDPQKPEKRIEMRGVTVRNSEGLSILKDISFVAKSGEILGIAGISGNGQKELLEAIAGIQKIDSGEILYYPPNGANVEKLSEKTVREIQNLKISLSFVPEDRLGMGLVGSMDLTDNMMIRSYRSGKSRFFTDRKTPQKLAKRIVDKLEVATPDIDTPVRRLSGGNVQKILVGREIALNPDVLMVAYPVRGLDITSSYTIYNLLNEQKEKGVAVMCVGEDLDVLLQLCDRILVLCEGRISCIVNAKLTTKEEIGMYMTGARKAGV, encoded by the coding sequence ATTATGGAAAATTACGCGATAGAACTTAAAGGTGTTACAAAGCGCTTTGGTAGTGTAGTTGCCAATAATCAGGTAGATCTCGCCCTTAAAAAGGGCGAGATTCTCTCTATTCTTGGCGAAAATGGAAGCGGTAAGACAACCCTTATGAATATGCTCTCCGGAATCTATTATCCGGACGAGGGTCAGATACTCATAAATGGTAAAGAGGTATCCATCAACTGCCCCAAAGATGCCTTTGATCTTGGAATTGGTATGATCCACCAGCATTTCAAGCTTATAGATATACTGACAGCAGCCCAGAATATAATTCTAGGGCTTGATGGCGCTATGAAGCTTGATATGAAGAAGGTTAATCAGGAGATAGATGCTCTTGTGAGTAAGTATGGTTTTGACCTTACTCCTGCAGAGAAGATCTACAACATGTCTGTTTCCCAGAAACAGATCGTAGAGATCGTTAAAGTTCTGTACCGCGGAGCTGATATCCTTATCTTCGATGAGCCGACTGCAGTTCTGACACCTCAGGAGACGCAGCGTCTTTTTACAGTTCTTAAGAAGATGAAGCTTCTTGGTAAGTCTATCATAATAATCACTCATAAACTTAATGAGGTTCTTGAGATATCAGACCGTGTAGCTGTCCTTCGAAAGGGTAAGTGCGAGGGCGTAGTTGAGACCAAGGATGCTACAGCTGCTTCTCTGACTGAGCTTATGGTAGGAGAAAAGGTAGAACTCAATATCCAAAGAAGTGATCCTCAAAAGCCCGAGAAACGTATCGAGATGAGAGGCGTAACAGTTAGAAACAGTGAAGGCCTTTCTATACTCAAGGATATCTCATTTGTTGCAAAAAGCGGAGAGATACTCGGCATTGCTGGTATATCCGGCAATGGACAAAAAGAGCTTCTTGAAGCAATAGCCGGCATACAGAAAATAGACAGCGGAGAGATCCTTTATTATCCTCCAAACGGAGCAAATGTTGAGAAACTTTCTGAAAAAACTGTCAGGGAGATCCAGAATCTTAAGATAAGCCTTTCTTTCGTACCTGAAGACAGACTTGGAATGGGTCTTGTAGGCTCTATGGACCTTACTGACAATATGATGATCAGAAGTTACAGATCAGGTAAGAGCAGATTTTTTACCGACAGAAAGACACCTCAGAAGCTTGCGAAAAGGATTGTAGATAAGCTCGAAGTTGCAACTCCCGATATTGATACACCTGTCAGAAGACTTTCAGGTGGTAATGTACAGAAGATATTGGTAGGACGTGAGATCGCACTTAATCCTGATGTTCTTATGGTTGCATATCCTGTAAGAGGTCTTGATATTACATCTTCATACACAATCTATAACCTTCTTAATGAGCAGAAAGAAAAAGGTGTTGCAGTTATGTGCGTCGGAGAAGATCTTGATGTACTACTGCAGTTGTGCGACAGAATACTGGTACTGTGTGAAGGCAGGATTAGCTGCATAGTTAATGCCAAGCTTACAACCAAAGAAGAAATCGGTATGTACATGACAGGTGCCAGAAAGGCAGGAGTTTAA